One genomic window of Campylobacter fetus subsp. fetus includes the following:
- the prmC gene encoding peptide chain release factor N(5)-glutamine methyltransferase, whose protein sequence is MKIADALQRAKELGGSNLAFSLMGFHLKKDREWIFLHKEDKLDFVDEFLILLDRYKNGEPLQYITRSCDFLDYEFEVGRGVLVPRYETEILVEKVASIAKNLENISICEIGIGSGVISISLAKILKNCKFTATDISEDALKYARKNISKFGVQIELFNTSFLDGVEGDFDIIVSNPPYIAKDYKLDKWVMSEPSQALFGGEKGDEILKKIVNLAKDRTKFLVCEMGYDQKASLSNELEKAGFKFEFYKDLAGFDRGFVAYR, encoded by the coding sequence TTGAAAATAGCTGATGCTTTACAAAGAGCAAAAGAGCTCGGAGGTTCGAATTTAGCTTTTAGCCTGATGGGTTTTCACCTTAAAAAAGATAGAGAATGGATATTTTTACACAAAGAAGATAAGTTAGATTTCGTAGATGAGTTTTTAATACTACTAGATAGATATAAAAACGGTGAGCCTTTGCAGTATATAACTAGATCTTGTGATTTTTTAGATTACGAGTTTGAGGTCGGAAGAGGAGTTTTAGTACCGCGTTACGAGACTGAAATACTTGTGGAAAAGGTAGCGAGTATTGCTAAAAATTTAGAAAATATAAGTATATGCGAAATAGGCATAGGTAGCGGAGTGATAAGTATTAGTCTTGCTAAAATACTAAAAAACTGTAAATTTACAGCTACTGATATCAGCGAAGATGCTCTAAAATATGCCAGGAAAAATATATCTAAATTTGGAGTACAGATAGAACTTTTTAATACGTCTTTTTTAGATGGAGTGGAGGGTGATTTTGATATAATAGTTTCAAATCCACCATATATAGCAAAGGATTATAAACTCGATAAATGGGTCATGAGCGAACCGTCTCAAGCTCTTTTTGGTGGTGAAAAAGGTGACGAAATACTTAAAAAAATAGTAAATTTGGCAAAAGATAGAACAAAATTTTTAGTTTGCGAAATGGGATATGACCAAAAAGCAAGTTTATCAAATGAACTTGAAAAAGCAGGTTTTAAATTTGAGTTTTATAAAGATTTGGCTGGATTTGATAGAGGATTTGTAGCTTATAGATAA
- a CDS encoding DUF4149 domain-containing protein, translating to MKRIKDLYLFLLGICIGVEIAIGAFLAPIVFFPTKYIGEGVLTHFQSGQLMTQVFLKYNILLLIVCAFCVIYEIINLIKNKDEVFNFKFSTFMLSLINVILGASFVFYFTDYIVNAQNMGAEATQTAAFASVHKVSEVVMKIMMLAQALLFFMRAYSKR from the coding sequence ATGAAAAGAATAAAAGATTTATATCTATTTTTGCTTGGAATTTGCATAGGCGTGGAGATTGCTATCGGGGCTTTTTTGGCTCCAATAGTATTTTTTCCGACAAAATATATAGGCGAGGGAGTTCTTACTCACTTTCAAAGTGGGCAGCTGATGACTCAGGTTTTTTTGAAGTATAATATCTTGTTGCTTATCGTATGCGCATTTTGCGTAATCTATGAGATTATAAATTTAATAAAAAATAAAGACGAGGTATTTAACTTCAAATTTAGTACTTTTATGTTGAGCTTGATAAATGTTATATTAGGTGCTTCATTTGTTTTTTACTTCACGGATTATATAGTAAATGCACAAAATATGGGGGCCGAGGCTACTCAAACAGCGGCATTTGCAAGTGTTCATAAGGTAAGCGAAGTTGTAATGAAAATAATGATGCTAGCTCAAGCTCTGCTGTTTTTTATGAGAGCATACTCTAAGCGTTAG
- a CDS encoding YbgC/FadM family acyl-CoA thioesterase, with the protein MRIRIYYEDTDAGGIVYHSNYIKFCERARSEIVFKAGIKFSKDRHFVVTKLLANYIKPAVLGDILEVKTCLESIGKASLSLNQNIYRTESINQVLKDPELLFTAKITVGFMLYGKLGRLEPELVSLFSSKL; encoded by the coding sequence ATGCGAATTAGAATTTATTATGAAGATACCGATGCTGGCGGTATAGTTTATCATTCAAACTATATAAAATTCTGTGAAAGAGCTAGAAGCGAGATAGTTTTTAAAGCCGGTATCAAATTTAGCAAAGATAGACATTTCGTAGTTACAAAATTACTTGCAAATTACATAAAACCGGCTGTTTTGGGTGATATTTTAGAAGTCAAAACTTGCCTTGAAAGCATAGGCAAGGCAAGTTTAAGTTTAAATCAAAATATATATAGAACAGAAAGCATAAATCAAGTATTAAAAGATCCCGAACTGCTTTTTACGGCAAAAATCACGGTTGGATTTATGCTCTATGGCAAACTTGGCAGGCTCGAGCCTGAGCTGGTTTCGTTGTTTTCATCTAAACTATAA
- a CDS encoding uracil-DNA glycosylase family protein, which translates to MSNNNILYQLYFYKAIGYKFINRAEISEILTHKNNFSNLKRLEEQIKNCNLCELCKSRNKAVLGGKEASSNVMLVENFPSFDEDKNGSAAFNDELKECLNLAQIDIQKLYFTHMLKCRPKDDMILKDTWYDQCYSYFEQEFDIVKPKLIISFGKDVFFRITKDRNCAFESVRGGIFKFKDSLIMPTYSAFWIIKNPSHKQKFIDDLKKIKGYL; encoded by the coding sequence ATGAGCAATAATAATATTTTATACCAACTATATTTTTATAAGGCAATTGGATATAAATTTATAAATAGAGCTGAAATTTCAGAGATTTTAACTCATAAAAATAATTTTTCAAATTTAAAAAGATTAGAAGAGCAGATAAAAAATTGCAATCTTTGCGAACTATGCAAAAGTAGAAATAAAGCTGTTTTAGGGGGTAAAGAAGCATCTTCTAATGTTATGTTGGTAGAGAATTTTCCTAGTTTTGATGAAGATAAAAACGGATCTGCTGCTTTTAATGATGAGTTAAAAGAGTGCTTAAATCTTGCTCAAATCGATATCCAAAAGCTATATTTTACTCATATGCTAAAATGCAGACCAAAAGATGACATGATCCTAAAAGATACGTGGTATGATCAGTGTTATTCTTACTTTGAGCAAGAATTTGATATAGTAAAACCAAAACTTATCATTAGTTTTGGTAAAGATGTTTTTTTTAGGATTACAAAAGATAGAAATTGCGCTTTTGAGAGTGTGCGAGGCGGTATTTTTAAATTTAAAGATAGTCTTATCATGCCGACTTATTCGGCTTTTTGGATCATTAAAAATCCTAGCCATAAACAGAAATTTATAGATGATTTAAAAAAAATTAAAGGATATTTATGA
- a CDS encoding GNAT family N-acetyltransferase: MFRIREAVKDDLDDILSLIKELAQYENMGDQVNCTKDIFYESLFIKKYANALVCEADNKIIGYAIYFYSFSTFLGKGGIYLEDLYVKKDFRNKGIGKEFLKFLAKKCIDNSLGRLEWECLDWNEPSLAFYKKIGAKTLDEWISLRVDGDALKNLAKL; encoded by the coding sequence ATGTTTCGTATCAGAGAAGCTGTAAAAGATGATTTGGATGATATTTTATCGCTCATAAAAGAGCTTGCACAGTATGAAAATATGGGCGATCAAGTCAATTGCACAAAAGATATATTCTATGAGTCGTTATTTATAAAAAAGTACGCAAACGCATTAGTCTGTGAAGCAGATAACAAGATAATAGGCTACGCTATTTATTTCTACTCTTTTTCAACATTTCTTGGGAAAGGCGGTATATATCTTGAAGATTTATATGTTAAAAAAGATTTTAGAAACAAAGGTATAGGTAAAGAATTTTTAAAATTTTTAGCAAAAAAATGTATAGATAACTCTCTTGGAAGGCTTGAATGGGAGTGCCTTGACTGGAATGAACCAAGCCTTGCATTTTATAAAAAAATAGGTGCAAAAACTCTTGATGAGTGGATAAGTCTAAGAGTAGATGGAGATGCTCTTAAAAATTTAGCAAAACTATAA